The following are from one region of the Francisella opportunistica genome:
- the cydB gene encoding cytochrome d ubiquinol oxidase subunit II, producing MLLDVLQIISWLVVGVLIFLVAATVGFDFGVGILAKFVGKNDYEKRAIINTVGPTWDGSQVWFITAGGAIFAIWPQVYATSFSGLYIAILVVLWGLFLRPPAFEYRKKIDNPKWRSFWDWMLVLGSIIPIVVMGVAVGNLYLGFPISYDDTARLIYGTVTNGQYQSMWITLLNLLTPFALLFGVFALNMALMHGSAYAKLRTSGVLRDRFRKITNVTATVYIVLFIIAAIWISFIPGYQYTPDASLAHLSDTLNHAFTAGKVTTDYSWYYNFNHAHVWMWFAPILAFVGAIFVIRFNNQDKDGAVFLASMASLLGAILTVGFTLFPFIMVSNIGDHMYSLTVYNASSSQTSLIGILCAAVIILPIIFSYTFFVYKKMWANGRRISVEEIKANSHEMY from the coding sequence ATGTTATTAGATGTGTTACAAATTATCTCTTGGCTAGTTGTAGGGGTGCTTATATTTTTGGTAGCTGCTACAGTTGGTTTTGATTTTGGTGTAGGTATTCTTGCAAAATTTGTCGGCAAGAACGACTACGAGAAAAGAGCTATTATAAATACTGTAGGACCTACATGGGATGGTAGCCAAGTTTGGTTTATCACCGCTGGTGGTGCTATTTTTGCAATATGGCCGCAGGTATATGCAACTAGCTTCTCAGGATTATATATCGCGATTTTGGTTGTATTGTGGGGACTTTTCCTTAGACCTCCTGCTTTTGAGTACAGAAAGAAAATAGATAATCCTAAATGGCGTAGCTTCTGGGATTGGATGCTTGTACTTGGAAGTATAATCCCTATAGTCGTGATGGGTGTAGCTGTTGGTAATCTTTATTTAGGTTTTCCAATCTCTTATGATGATACTGCTAGACTAATCTACGGTACTGTAACAAATGGTCAATATCAGTCGATGTGGATCACATTGCTAAATTTACTCACGCCATTTGCACTATTATTTGGTGTATTTGCACTAAATATGGCATTAATGCATGGCTCTGCCTATGCTAAGCTTAGAACTAGTGGTGTTTTACGCGATAGATTTAGAAAGATTACTAATGTAACAGCAACTGTATATATAGTTTTATTTATAATTGCCGCAATTTGGATATCTTTTATACCGGGTTATCAATATACACCAGATGCTAGTTTAGCTCATCTGTCAGATACTTTAAACCATGCTTTTACAGCTGGCAAAGTAACTACTGATTATTCATGGTACTATAACTTCAACCATGCGCATGTATGGATGTGGTTTGCACCTATACTAGCTTTTGTTGGCGCTATATTTGTTATTAGGTTTAATAATCAAGATAAAGATGGTGCTGTATTCTTAGCTAGTATGGCATCTTTACTTGGTGCGATACTAACTGTTGGCTTTACTTTATTTCCATTTATTATGGTATCTAATATTGGTGATCATATGTATAGCTTAACTGTATATAATGCAAGTAGTAGCCAAACATCACTAATAGGCATATTATGTGCAGCAGTTATTATCCTTCCGATTATATTTAGCTATACATTCTTTGTTTATAAAAAAATGTGGGCTAACGGACGTAGAATATCGGTTGAAGAAATTAAAGCTAACTCACATGAAATGTACTAA
- a CDS encoding cytochrome ubiquinol oxidase subunit I produces the protein MLPTLMSVDLARLQFGLTASFHFLFVPLTLGLTWILFTMELMYIRTGKEVYKDMVKFWGKLLGINFALGIITGLTMEFEFGTNWSYYSQSVGDIFGTPLAIEGLAAFMLESTFAGLFFFGWDKLTKKQHLLSTFCLAIGSSFSALLILVANGYMQHPVGSEFVAATMRMQTVSLLDLFLNHTAQTNFGHVMTAGYTTAAIFVIGISAFYLIRGRDIAFAKRSIAIGLGFGLITCLVAIIFGDANGVDAFRVQPLKMAAIEAEWDTSKAPAAFNAIALPSQKEQKNNFDVPIPAVLGLIATHSTDTEIPGIKAILYGEKTANGTRDPNLAYYRDIKTGQTADVSPQAAAADPSKYEKVPSALVMIKEGGLAYADLLKWRETGHSGDTPDSSYTNYNNPTYQRYIGFGKMLVQAAQEKYGVADSITITKAANDPELVKTVATNMVPDVASIFWSFRIMVFIGFFMFTLIVVGLILLARNALTSNAFSRFILRIMIWSIPLPYIACIAGWYVTEHGRQPWTVYDQLPTSISSSALTAADVGTSMAMFFLIDTALFAVMVFLMFKYARLGPSSLGTGKYHFEQNNKSK, from the coding sequence ATGTTACCAACGCTCATGTCTGTTGACTTAGCAAGATTGCAGTTTGGTTTAACAGCATCATTTCACTTCTTATTTGTTCCGCTAACTTTAGGACTAACGTGGATCTTATTCACAATGGAGCTAATGTACATAAGAACAGGTAAAGAAGTTTATAAAGACATGGTGAAGTTTTGGGGTAAATTACTCGGAATAAACTTCGCTTTAGGGATTATTACTGGTCTAACCATGGAATTTGAATTTGGTACTAACTGGTCATACTACTCTCAATCAGTAGGTGATATTTTTGGTACACCACTAGCTATTGAAGGCCTAGCAGCATTTATGCTTGAATCTACATTTGCTGGTTTATTTTTCTTTGGCTGGGATAAACTTACAAAAAAACAACATTTACTATCAACATTTTGTTTAGCAATTGGCTCAAGTTTCTCAGCTTTACTTATCTTAGTTGCAAATGGCTACATGCAGCATCCTGTAGGTTCTGAATTTGTAGCTGCAACTATGAGAATGCAAACAGTTAGTCTATTAGATCTATTCCTTAACCACACGGCTCAAACAAACTTTGGCCACGTGATGACTGCTGGTTATACTACCGCAGCAATCTTTGTAATCGGTATAAGTGCATTTTATTTGATTAGAGGTCGTGATATAGCATTTGCTAAGAGATCTATCGCTATCGGCTTAGGTTTTGGCTTAATCACGTGTTTAGTTGCGATTATTTTCGGTGATGCAAACGGTGTTGATGCTTTTAGAGTACAACCATTAAAAATGGCCGCTATCGAAGCAGAATGGGATACATCTAAAGCTCCAGCAGCATTTAACGCTATTGCGCTACCAAGTCAAAAAGAACAAAAAAATAATTTTGATGTTCCTATCCCAGCTGTATTAGGTCTGATCGCAACTCACTCAACTGATACAGAGATTCCAGGAATCAAAGCTATACTTTATGGTGAAAAAACAGCCAATGGTACAAGAGATCCAAATCTTGCATACTACAGAGATATCAAAACAGGTCAAACTGCTGATGTCTCACCTCAAGCTGCTGCTGCTGATCCAAGTAAGTATGAGAAAGTACCTTCTGCTTTAGTGATGATCAAAGAAGGTGGTCTTGCGTATGCTGATCTTCTAAAGTGGCGTGAGACAGGTCATAGCGGTGATACTCCTGATAGTAGCTACACTAACTATAACAACCCTACTTACCAGAGATATATAGGCTTTGGTAAAATGTTAGTCCAAGCTGCTCAAGAAAAATATGGCGTAGCTGACTCAATAACAATTACTAAAGCTGCAAACGATCCAGAATTAGTAAAAACTGTTGCTACTAATATGGTTCCAGATGTTGCTAGTATTTTCTGGAGCTTTAGAATAATGGTATTCATAGGCTTCTTTATGTTTACCTTAATAGTTGTTGGACTAATTCTACTTGCTAGAAATGCTCTTACTAGTAACGCATTTAGTAGATTTATCCTAAGAATAATGATTTGGTCAATACCATTACCTTATATTGCATGTATTGCTGGTTGGTATGTAACTGAGCATGGTCGTCAACCTTGGACTGTTTATGATCAACTACCTACAAGCATTAGTTCCTCAGCATTAACTGCTGCAGATGTCGGGACATCAATGGCAATGTTCTTCCTAATAGACACTGCGCTATTTGCTGTGATGGTATTCTTAATGTTCAAATATGCAAGACTTGGTCCTAGCTCTTTAGGTACTGGTAAATACCATTTTGAACAAAACAACAAAAGTAAATAA
- a CDS encoding CydX/CbdX family cytochrome bd oxidase small subunit has protein sequence MYYLAWIISAGLAVTVACFVATRLEKKEDQSQ, from the coding sequence ATGTATTATTTAGCGTGGATTATATCAGCTGGTCTAGCTGTTACAGTAGCTTGTTTCGTAGCTACCAGGTTAGAAAAAAAAGAAGATCAATCTCAATAA
- a CDS encoding efflux RND transporter periplasmic adaptor subunit → MGKKISITFIGVIILASVFFYIKKSDHVTAIKERGNFKNKLPIVVEVESLKEQDSYHELDLFGKTSAYEVFTIKAKSSGVVQNITFSLGTFVKKGDLLLSFDTELVDSKIQIQKEIYETKYKQAEAMRKLVEKGAASHLEYSKFRLDYLNNKQKYYELLDEKEKSYILSPTNGIVESKLVSEGEYITTKDKIATIDNIDKIRISFDMEEDDYRKFKNSKEAIIEAYVQSIDKLINVDAFESSEISKDGSHSVHIEGVVSNAGRELLPGLFVKIRVFFLDENKMMLVPKQAVFMDDERYFVYKYNDGTAEKVFVEVNKAYNDYLQISSSLGKNDKVIIASSRRLYPTAKVSLEK, encoded by the coding sequence ATGGGAAAAAAAATTAGTATTACTTTTATTGGTGTAATTATTCTAGCATCTGTATTTTTTTATATTAAAAAGTCAGATCATGTTACAGCTATAAAAGAGAGAGGGAATTTTAAAAATAAATTACCGATAGTTGTTGAAGTTGAGAGCCTTAAAGAACAAGACTCATATCATGAATTAGATTTATTTGGAAAAACTAGTGCTTATGAGGTGTTTACTATAAAAGCTAAATCATCAGGAGTAGTTCAAAATATTACTTTTTCCCTTGGGACTTTTGTGAAGAAGGGAGATTTATTATTATCTTTTGACACGGAATTAGTTGATTCTAAAATACAAATACAAAAAGAAATATACGAAACTAAATATAAACAAGCTGAAGCAATGAGAAAGTTGGTAGAGAAAGGTGCTGCTAGCCACCTTGAATATAGTAAATTTAGATTAGATTATTTGAATAATAAACAAAAGTATTATGAACTTTTAGATGAAAAAGAAAAAAGTTATATATTGTCGCCTACGAATGGTATAGTAGAATCTAAATTGGTATCTGAAGGCGAATATATAACTACTAAAGATAAGATTGCTACTATAGATAATATTGACAAAATTAGAATATCTTTCGATATGGAAGAGGATGATTATAGAAAATTTAAAAATAGTAAAGAAGCTATTATTGAGGCATATGTTCAGTCTATAGATAAATTGATTAATGTAGACGCCTTTGAATCTTCTGAAATCTCGAAAGATGGTAGCCATTCAGTACACATTGAAGGTGTAGTATCTAATGCTGGTAGAGAATTACTTCCTGGTTTATTTGTCAAAATCAGAGTATTTTTCTTAGATGAAAATAAAATGATGTTAGTGCCTAAGCAAGCTGTATTTATGGATGATGAACGATATTTTGTGTACAAATATAATGATGGCACTGCAGAAAAAGTTTTTGTAGAAGTAAATAAGGCTTACAATGACTACTTACAAATATCATCCTCGTTAGGTAAAAATGATAAAGTTATTATTGCTAGTAGTAGAAGGTTATATCCAACTGCTAAAGTGAGTTTAGAAAAGTGA
- a CDS encoding transporter substrate-binding domain-containing protein, with product MKKFIFAFTATMAVMISTAYADITVGTTGDYAPFSIYNPKDNKYSGKDIKLIEAFAKSKKERVKFVKTSWATAENDLKNNKFDVFVGGMTITPERQKEFVFSTPLILFNKAAMTACKKLNKYKTFSDIDNPKTLVIENRGGTNQIFAMQKLKNAKVLIISDNDQAINSIINGIDNIHPDIMFTDTLEIAYQHSKNHKICQIPVKVDDNQYYKAFMFNNTPQGKKTAQEFNNWLSSNPTILKKYINS from the coding sequence ATGAAAAAATTCATATTCGCTTTTACAGCTACTATGGCAGTTATGATTTCAACTGCATATGCTGATATTACTGTAGGGACTACAGGTGACTATGCACCATTTTCGATCTACAATCCTAAAGATAACAAATATTCTGGTAAAGATATAAAACTCATAGAAGCTTTTGCAAAAAGCAAAAAAGAGCGAGTCAAATTTGTCAAAACTTCTTGGGCAACAGCTGAGAATGATCTAAAAAACAATAAGTTTGATGTTTTTGTCGGTGGTATGACAATAACCCCTGAGCGTCAAAAAGAATTTGTTTTCTCAACTCCACTAATATTATTTAACAAAGCTGCTATGACTGCTTGTAAAAAATTAAATAAATATAAAACTTTTAGCGATATTGATAATCCAAAAACACTAGTTATCGAGAATAGAGGCGGTACGAATCAAATATTTGCAATGCAAAAATTAAAGAATGCTAAAGTCTTGATAATAAGTGATAATGACCAAGCTATAAACTCTATCATAAATGGTATAGATAATATTCATCCAGATATTATGTTTACTGATACTCTAGAGATAGCTTATCAACACTCAAAGAACCATAAAATCTGCCAAATACCTGTAAAAGTTGATGATAATCAGTACTACAAAGCTTTTATGTTTAATAATACACCACAAGGCAAGAAAACTGCTCAAGAATTTAACAACTGGCTAAGTAGTAACCCAACTATCCTTAAAAAATATATAAACTCCTAA
- the priA gene encoding replication restart helicase PriA, with protein MIVKVALPVPPNYILDYSVYGQKVELFERVLVQVGKRQLIGFIIAKDVKIDYEPHKVKTILKTLDKPISSAIQKLILWLSQYYCCDIYSAIRLALPNNFFKAEEITPQQDTYVYIDQINLQKHKLTAKQQDLLDAVAAQELIKLEDLKQLASSYVINKLFNNNILKKKYKLKQAVNILNADKARTLNQEQQYALEQILANTNFNVSLLYGITGSGKTEIYLQAIAEFLSKSQQVLILVPEINLTPQTIKRFENRFVDKNVVALHSKLSDKARLTNWLKIKQGKADIVIATRSGVLADFAKLRIIIVDEEHDSSFKQQTSTIRYNARDVAIFRARQLDIPVILGSATPSLQSYYNCVIGKYQLLKLRQRALNSHKNQIQLLDLKSTIVDNGISNQLFNLLQENIELHQQSLVFINKLGFAKALVCKSCGEVVECKNCDKPYTLHTQPYQYLECHFCGSRKPLVTVCPSCGAQELFPYGCGTEKIQARIEAKFPYNRVVRFDRANIKTIADLHAINQMINLNQVDVIVGTQMIAKGHHFENITLVGLINIDAGLYSSDFNAIERTAQMIVQVAGRAGRADKPGTIVLQTYQPENKLLQLLVNSDYLEFLDYLLQQREYAGYPPYAYQAQIIAESRKQAQILALLNDIYSNISNCASIQVSKPLPALHLKCNNVYRYSLLLTSKTRKEINSTIKWLSNKFTINMPSSVKMYFDIDPIELA; from the coding sequence ATGATTGTTAAGGTAGCTTTACCAGTACCGCCTAATTATATCCTTGATTATAGTGTTTATGGTCAAAAGGTAGAGCTATTTGAGCGTGTCTTGGTTCAAGTAGGCAAGCGTCAGCTGATAGGCTTTATCATAGCAAAAGATGTCAAGATTGATTATGAACCTCACAAAGTCAAAACTATTTTAAAAACTCTTGATAAACCGATTAGTTCAGCAATACAAAAATTGATATTATGGCTATCACAATATTATTGCTGTGACATATACAGTGCAATACGTTTAGCCTTACCAAATAATTTTTTTAAAGCCGAGGAAATTACTCCTCAGCAAGATACATATGTATATATCGATCAAATAAATTTACAAAAACATAAGCTAACAGCAAAGCAGCAAGATTTATTAGATGCTGTTGCTGCACAAGAGTTAATTAAATTAGAAGATCTGAAGCAGCTAGCCTCAAGCTATGTTATTAATAAGTTATTTAATAACAATATCCTTAAAAAAAAATATAAGCTAAAGCAAGCTGTAAACATTTTAAACGCTGATAAAGCTAGAACTCTTAACCAAGAACAACAATATGCCCTAGAGCAAATATTAGCCAATACAAATTTTAATGTATCGTTGCTGTATGGTATTACTGGAAGTGGCAAAACTGAAATTTATTTACAAGCAATAGCTGAGTTTTTATCTAAATCGCAGCAGGTGTTGATTTTGGTTCCGGAAATAAATCTTACTCCACAAACAATCAAGAGATTTGAAAACAGATTTGTAGATAAAAATGTTGTGGCACTGCATTCTAAATTAAGTGACAAAGCTAGGTTAACTAATTGGCTAAAGATAAAGCAAGGCAAAGCTGATATTGTAATTGCTACACGTAGTGGTGTTTTAGCAGATTTCGCTAAACTTAGAATAATTATAGTTGATGAAGAGCATGATAGTTCATTTAAACAGCAAACTAGTACTATTCGCTATAATGCTCGAGATGTAGCAATATTTAGAGCTAGACAACTTGATATACCGGTAATTTTAGGTAGTGCAACACCATCACTGCAGAGTTACTACAATTGTGTTATTGGTAAATATCAACTACTTAAACTAAGACAAAGAGCATTAAATTCCCATAAGAATCAAATTCAACTTTTAGATTTAAAATCAACTATTGTTGATAATGGTATTAGTAATCAGCTTTTTAACCTTTTGCAAGAGAATATCGAATTACATCAGCAATCATTGGTTTTTATCAATAAACTAGGTTTTGCTAAAGCGTTAGTATGCAAGAGCTGTGGTGAAGTTGTTGAGTGCAAAAACTGTGATAAGCCTTATACTCTACATACCCAGCCATATCAGTATTTAGAGTGTCATTTTTGTGGTTCGCGTAAGCCTTTAGTTACAGTATGCCCTAGTTGTGGGGCACAAGAATTATTTCCTTATGGTTGTGGAACTGAAAAAATTCAAGCTCGAATTGAAGCAAAATTTCCTTACAATAGAGTTGTGCGTTTTGATCGCGCAAATATCAAAACTATAGCTGATTTACATGCTATTAACCAGATGATAAATCTCAATCAAGTTGATGTTATTGTTGGTACACAAATGATTGCAAAAGGACATCACTTTGAGAATATCACTTTAGTTGGCTTAATAAATATCGATGCTGGTTTATACAGTAGTGATTTTAATGCTATTGAGAGAACGGCACAGATGATTGTACAGGTTGCTGGTAGAGCAGGTAGGGCAGATAAACCAGGAACAATTGTATTACAAACTTATCAACCAGAAAATAAGCTACTTCAGTTATTAGTAAATAGTGATTATTTAGAGTTTTTAGATTATCTTTTACAGCAAAGGGAATACGCTGGTTATCCACCTTATGCGTATCAAGCTCAAATAATTGCAGAATCAAGAAAACAAGCGCAAATTCTAGCGTTGCTAAATGATATATATTCAAACATATCTAATTGTGCAAGTATTCAAGTGTCTAAGCCTTTGCCAGCGCTACATCTTAAGTGCAATAATGTCTATAGATATAGCTTATTATTAACGTCAAAAACTCGTAAAGAGATTAATTCTACAATTAAGTGGCTTAGTAATAAATTTACTATAAATATGCCAAGCTCAGTAAAAATGTATTTTGATATTGATCCTATTGAATTGGCATAG